From one Gracilibacillus salinarum genomic stretch:
- the nadE gene encoding ammonia-dependent NAD(+) synthetase encodes MHTLQEEIIKTLKVQPTIEPQAEFRRSVDFVKAYLKKHSFLKSAVLGISGGQDSTLAGYICQTAINELNEENKGANYEFIAVRLPYGEQADEEDCKDAIAFIQPSRVARVNIKDAVDASEKAVEKAIGDISEFVKGNTKARERMKVQYDIAAATSGVVVGTDHAAEAITGFFTKYGDGAADILPLYRLNKRQGKSMLKMLGCPEHLYQKMPTADLETDKPQLPDEEALGVTYDAIDDYLEGKEVAENDAKTIENWYLKTRHKREEPITVFDDWWK; translated from the coding sequence ATGCATACATTACAAGAAGAAATTATTAAAACATTAAAAGTACAGCCGACCATTGAGCCACAGGCGGAATTTCGCCGCAGTGTCGATTTTGTTAAAGCATATTTAAAGAAGCATTCTTTCTTAAAAAGTGCCGTATTGGGGATATCTGGTGGTCAGGATTCTACACTTGCGGGCTATATATGCCAGACAGCCATTAATGAATTAAATGAAGAAAATAAGGGTGCCAATTACGAATTCATTGCTGTGCGACTACCTTATGGTGAACAAGCTGATGAAGAAGATTGTAAAGATGCCATAGCATTTATTCAGCCGAGCAGAGTAGCGCGTGTGAACATTAAAGATGCTGTTGATGCGAGTGAAAAAGCAGTAGAAAAAGCAATAGGCGATATCAGTGAGTTTGTGAAGGGAAATACGAAAGCGCGTGAACGTATGAAGGTACAGTATGATATTGCAGCTGCTACAAGTGGAGTCGTAGTGGGAACAGACCATGCCGCAGAAGCTATTACCGGCTTTTTTACCAAATATGGTGATGGAGCTGCAGATATTCTGCCTCTATATCGATTGAACAAAAGACAAGGGAAATCGATGCTGAAGATGCTGGGCTGTCCAGAGCATTTATATCAAAAAATGCCAACTGCTGACTTAGAAACAGACAAACCACAATTGCCTGATGAAGAAGCATTAGGAGTAACGTATGATGCGATTGATGATTATTTAGAAGGTAAAGAAGTAGCCGAAAACGATGCCAAGACCATTGAAAATTGGTATTTAAAAACTCGTCATAAACGAGAAGAACCAATTACTGTATTCGATGATTGGTGGAAATAA
- a CDS encoding ring-cleaving dioxygenase has protein sequence MNGLKGMHHVTAITSSAEENYKFFTYVLGMRLVKKTVNQDDIQTYHLFFADDKGSPGTDMTFFDFPGIPKGMHGTNEIYRTAFRVPSDEALDYWLKRFDRLEVEHDGIQEQFGKKVLSFVDFDDQQYQLISDQNNEGVASGTPWQDGPIPLEYAITGLGPIFVRIQDYKYFRQVMEKVLLFKEIDNSGSFHLFEVGEGGNGAQVIVEENKELPMARQGYGTVHHAAFRIDDVETLHEWDQHYRRFGFQTSGYVDRFFFQSLYTRVAPQILFELATDGPGFMGDEPYETLGEKLSLPPFLEDKRKEIESMVRHIDTVRSSKDIIKEYME, from the coding sequence ATGAATGGCTTAAAAGGCATGCATCACGTCACAGCTATTACCAGCAGCGCTGAAGAGAATTATAAATTCTTCACCTATGTATTAGGGATGCGTTTAGTGAAGAAAACTGTTAATCAAGATGATATTCAAACCTATCACTTATTTTTTGCGGATGATAAAGGCAGTCCAGGAACCGACATGACATTTTTCGATTTCCCTGGTATTCCTAAAGGGATGCACGGTACAAATGAGATTTATCGTACAGCCTTTCGAGTACCATCAGATGAGGCGCTCGATTACTGGCTAAAGCGATTTGATCGTTTAGAGGTAGAGCACGATGGTATTCAGGAGCAATTTGGCAAGAAAGTATTATCCTTCGTCGATTTTGACGATCAGCAGTATCAATTAATCTCTGATCAGAATAATGAAGGTGTCGCTTCTGGAACACCTTGGCAGGACGGTCCAATACCCCTGGAATATGCCATTACAGGATTAGGCCCAATTTTCGTCCGAATCCAGGATTATAAGTATTTTCGTCAGGTAATGGAGAAGGTATTATTGTTTAAGGAAATTGATAATTCCGGCAGCTTCCATCTGTTCGAAGTGGGAGAAGGCGGAAATGGCGCGCAAGTAATCGTCGAAGAAAATAAGGAATTACCGATGGCAAGACAAGGTTATGGAACTGTTCATCATGCTGCATTCCGTATCGACGATGTTGAAACATTACACGAATGGGATCAGCATTACCGTCGTTTCGGTTTCCAGACATCTGGTTATGTTGACCGATTCTTCTTTCAATCATTATATACCAGAGTGGCTCCCCAAATTTTATTTGAATTGGCAACAGACGGTCCAGGATTCATGGGGGATGAACCTTACGAAACCTTAGGCGAAAAACTTTCGTTACCACCATTTCTTGAGGATAAGAGGAAAGAAATTGAAAGTATGGTCCGTCATATTGATACAGTGAGAAGCAGTAAGGATATAATTAAAGAATATATGGAATAA
- a CDS encoding YesL family protein: MEINGIWGVFYAISRWLTQVVVANLLWFVFNLPVIIVMFNILMVRYTGELILFGLLLVMVLPLVFFPATVALFAVMRGWIMDKDMHLFSSYWRYYKANYKRSAKGGCFVTLIWSCLILNFFLIQINDLAMLTYLFYVVAFIIFVFSIHYFSLIVHYQSTTFSDLKNAMLLTLINPILTIEILIVSGLSFYLALNFFSFAFPFFIGSVIAYVSFLGFYRYLTKIDVTNNQREIHITK; encoded by the coding sequence GTGGAGATTAATGGAATATGGGGCGTTTTTTATGCCATTTCCAGATGGTTAACACAGGTTGTTGTAGCAAATTTATTATGGTTTGTTTTCAATTTGCCTGTCATTATCGTAATGTTCAACATATTAATGGTTCGATATACTGGTGAATTAATTTTGTTTGGTCTTTTATTAGTGATGGTGTTACCCCTTGTTTTTTTTCCGGCGACAGTAGCGTTATTTGCGGTGATGCGGGGATGGATAATGGATAAAGATATGCATTTGTTTAGTAGCTATTGGCGATATTATAAAGCTAATTACAAGCGAAGTGCAAAGGGAGGCTGTTTCGTTACACTAATTTGGAGTTGTTTAATTCTTAATTTCTTTCTAATACAAATTAATGATTTAGCAATGCTAACGTATTTGTTTTATGTTGTTGCCTTTATTATCTTTGTGTTCAGTATTCACTATTTTTCTTTAATTGTTCATTACCAATCCACCACTTTTAGCGATTTGAAAAATGCGATGCTGTTGACTTTGATTAATCCCATTCTAACTATTGAAATATTGATTGTTAGTGGGTTGTCTTTTTATTTGGCATTGAACTTTTTTTCCTTTGCCTTTCCCTTCTTTATTGGTTCAGTCATTGCGTATGTTTCTTTTCTCGGGTTTTATCGTTATTTGACGAAAATAGACGTAACGAATAACCAGCGGGAAATTCATATAACTAAATGA
- a CDS encoding ABC transporter permease encodes MKKLFSQIARDKYLYLLALPGIIYFLLFKYVPMWGITIAFKDFSPFLGYQESPWVGWEHFIRLFSGNDFLLLLRNTLAISFLNLLFFFPLPIILSILLNEVRNQFYKKTVQSIVYLPHFLSWVIIASLTFMLLSKSEGVVNQLFVFFGLEKFDFLTNSDIFWFLLTGQSIWKEAGWGTIIFLAAIAGVNTELYEAAKIDGANRFRQIWHVTLPAIRNVIIILLILRLGDVMEVGFEQVFLMYNGAVSQVAEVFDTYVYRVGIQQGQFSYSTAVGLFKSLVGLILVVVANKMAKRFGDEGIY; translated from the coding sequence ATTAAAAAGTTATTTTCCCAAATAGCAAGGGATAAATATTTGTATCTACTGGCATTGCCAGGAATTATTTATTTTTTGTTATTTAAATATGTGCCAATGTGGGGAATCACCATTGCATTTAAAGATTTCTCACCTTTTTTAGGGTATCAGGAAAGTCCATGGGTCGGATGGGAGCATTTCATTAGGTTATTTTCCGGAAATGATTTCTTACTTTTGCTAAGGAATACATTAGCAATCAGCTTTCTTAATTTATTGTTCTTTTTTCCGTTGCCCATTATTTTATCCATCTTATTAAATGAAGTGCGGAATCAGTTTTATAAAAAAACCGTTCAATCTATTGTTTACTTGCCGCATTTTCTATCATGGGTAATTATTGCTAGTTTGACGTTCATGCTTTTATCGAAGTCTGAAGGTGTTGTGAATCAATTGTTTGTGTTCTTTGGTTTAGAGAAATTCGACTTCTTAACTAATTCCGACATTTTTTGGTTTCTATTAACGGGACAATCAATCTGGAAAGAGGCAGGATGGGGAACTATTATATTTTTAGCAGCTATTGCAGGTGTAAATACTGAATTATATGAAGCAGCTAAAATAGATGGGGCTAACCGTTTCCGACAAATATGGCACGTAACCTTACCTGCAATTAGAAACGTTATTATCATTCTTCTGATCCTGCGATTAGGAGATGTAATGGAAGTAGGTTTTGAGCAAGTCTTCTTAATGTACAATGGAGCAGTATCTCAAGTTGCGGAAGTTTTTGATACATATGTGTATCGAGTGGGGATACAGCAGGGTCAATTTAGCTACAGTACGGCTGTCGGTTTATTTAAATCACTTGTTGGTCTGATTCTGGTTGTCGTAGCTAACAAAATGGCGAAACGTTTTGGAGATGAAGGGATTTATTAA
- a CDS encoding carbohydrate ABC transporter permease codes for MIGKSLGDRVFDVSNLIFLGIIGIVTVFPIYYVVVVSFTDPMEYLQKDIVLFPENWSFASYNYLLSSGAFVQSLGVSTFLTVVGTAISLVITSSFAYALSRKKFKGRRFILLLVLFTILFNPGIIPNYLLVKELGLINSLWSVILVSLSNGWFVILMKGFYDSLPDTLVEAATIDGCNDFTAWIKIILPLSLPSIAAFGLFFAVQYWNQYFNALIYLNDSSKWPIQVLLQNMLIDASSSSLGDVDPLLQPPPSETLKMAAVVIAIVPILMIYPFLQKHFAKGVMIGSIKE; via the coding sequence ATGATTGGTAAGAGTTTAGGTGATAGAGTATTTGATGTCTCTAACTTAATTTTTTTAGGAATTATCGGGATTGTGACAGTGTTTCCTATCTATTATGTAGTAGTTGTTTCATTTACAGATCCGATGGAATATCTACAGAAAGACATCGTGTTATTTCCTGAGAATTGGTCGTTTGCTTCGTACAATTATTTGTTATCTTCGGGAGCTTTTGTCCAGTCGCTAGGTGTGAGTACCTTTTTAACGGTAGTTGGGACTGCGATCAGTTTAGTTATTACATCTTCCTTTGCCTACGCACTTTCGAGAAAAAAGTTCAAAGGAAGAAGGTTTATTTTACTACTGGTTTTGTTCACTATTTTATTTAACCCAGGGATTATTCCTAATTATCTATTAGTGAAAGAATTAGGATTGATAAATAGTCTATGGTCTGTCATATTAGTTTCTTTATCAAATGGATGGTTTGTTATCCTGATGAAAGGATTTTATGATAGCTTACCAGACACATTAGTCGAAGCAGCAACGATAGATGGATGTAATGATTTCACGGCATGGATTAAGATTATACTGCCATTATCGCTACCATCTATAGCTGCCTTTGGTTTATTCTTTGCTGTGCAATATTGGAATCAATATTTTAATGCATTAATTTATTTAAATGATTCTAGCAAGTGGCCCATACAAGTTCTTTTGCAGAATATGCTAATTGATGCATCAAGTAGTAGTTTAGGTGATGTCGATCCACTTTTACAGCCGCCGCCAAGCGAAACATTAAAAATGGCAGCTGTAGTTATTGCGATTGTACCAATCCTTATGATATATCCATTCCTACAAAAACATTTTGCTAAAGGAGTGATGATAGGTTCGATAAAAGAGTAG
- a CDS encoding extracellular solute-binding protein — MLKKFLVLMSVLLLSILAACSGSDEESSGNNGNSEEGGSDTTEVRIMSHFFSPTPPEQEGELEQAIEEGTNTDLTIEWVSANNYGEKFNVMLASGDLPDLMLVPDPFDPVFRQAAQQGAFWDVSPYIDDYPNIKEGISDIAWELTSIDGANYSIPRPRPHSRQAKKKQKNLHKLICYFKTIF, encoded by the coding sequence ATGTTAAAGAAGTTTCTGGTATTGATGAGTGTTCTGTTATTATCTATATTAGCTGCGTGTAGCGGAAGTGATGAGGAAAGTAGTGGAAATAATGGTAACAGTGAAGAAGGTGGATCTGATACAACGGAAGTTAGAATCATGAGTCACTTCTTCAGTCCGACGCCACCTGAACAAGAGGGTGAATTAGAGCAAGCAATTGAAGAAGGAACTAATACCGATTTAACCATTGAGTGGGTGTCAGCTAATAATTATGGAGAGAAATTTAATGTAATGTTAGCTTCAGGCGATTTGCCAGATTTAATGTTAGTTCCGGACCCGTTTGATCCTGTGTTCCGCCAAGCTGCTCAGCAAGGTGCCTTCTGGGATGTATCACCTTATATTGATGATTATCCAAACATAAAAGAAGGAATTAGTGATATCGCTTGGGAATTAACCAGTATTGATGGTGCAAACTATAGCATTCCGCGTCCGAGGCCTCATAGCCGTCAAGCTAAGAAAAAACAAAAAAACCTTCATAAATTAATCTGTTATTTTAAAACAATTTTTTAA
- a CDS encoding IS4 family transposase — translation MSFTKVIQPFVEAIHKVLSVSKIRELARKTGFIERQGKLKAEEFLIISAFLNQTVGGSSLRDLCSAMSRLSSGTQLSKQALDQRFTKESVVFLREMFFQLAAQQNLVSIPFDLDRLFSRIRILDATSISTPKHDSSYPDGTKIQLEYELYQGRFMHALLYDLMDSDQEAARELEETIEKGDLVLRDLGYFSGEHLKNIDKNQGYYITRVPANQTFWTWNEEGEKVKLHPEEDGEHLKPGERIDYGWIQIGKKGKNTCLSRVVVQKLTKKEQRQREVYLKRRRQKGAKTPSANKRTHIQILATNVTQEQLDAQDLYPIYSLRWQIEILFKTWKSLFDIDDVRAVKSERFECHLYGTLIHILLSSMIAFQCRNYLYQEKAFEASEYKCIDEAKNAIISAKDRPIFSFSYLQSIIKNIYENICKHGEKERRNQQKSMRDILYKTYKKTFHMA, via the coding sequence ATGTCATTTACGAAAGTTATACAGCCATTTGTTGAAGCAATACATAAAGTGTTATCTGTATCAAAAATTCGGGAGTTAGCGCGAAAAACGGGTTTCATAGAACGACAAGGTAAATTAAAAGCGGAAGAATTTTTAATTATCAGTGCGTTTTTGAATCAAACAGTTGGCGGGAGTAGTTTGCGTGACTTATGTTCAGCCATGTCGCGATTATCATCAGGCACACAATTGTCGAAACAAGCATTAGACCAACGTTTTACCAAGGAAAGTGTTGTCTTTTTACGAGAAATGTTTTTTCAATTAGCTGCCCAACAAAATCTGGTGAGCATTCCATTCGATTTGGATCGTTTATTTTCCCGCATACGTATATTGGATGCTACCTCTATTAGCACGCCTAAGCATGATTCTTCTTATCCAGATGGCACCAAAATACAATTGGAATATGAACTGTATCAAGGGAGATTTATGCATGCATTATTATATGATTTAATGGACAGTGATCAAGAAGCAGCACGTGAATTAGAAGAAACCATTGAGAAAGGAGACCTTGTCCTACGAGACTTGGGTTATTTTTCAGGGGAACACCTGAAAAATATAGACAAAAATCAAGGATATTATATCACACGAGTGCCAGCTAATCAGACGTTTTGGACGTGGAATGAAGAAGGAGAAAAGGTTAAACTACATCCAGAAGAAGATGGCGAGCACTTGAAGCCAGGAGAAAGAATCGATTATGGGTGGATTCAAATCGGGAAGAAAGGCAAGAATACCTGTCTATCACGAGTGGTTGTGCAGAAACTAACCAAGAAAGAGCAACGTCAACGAGAGGTTTATTTAAAAAGAAGAAGGCAGAAAGGGGCCAAAACCCCATCTGCCAACAAAAGAACTCATATTCAAATCCTTGCCACCAATGTAACACAGGAACAATTGGATGCGCAAGATCTCTATCCTATTTATTCATTACGTTGGCAAATCGAGATTCTGTTTAAAACGTGGAAATCTCTATTTGACATAGATGATGTGCGGGCCGTAAAATCAGAGCGATTCGAATGCCATTTATATGGTACCCTCATTCATATCCTGCTTTCTTCTATGATCGCGTTTCAGTGTCGTAATTATCTTTATCAAGAGAAGGCGTTTGAGGCGAGTGAGTACAAGTGTATTGATGAAGCGAAAAACGCTATTATAAGCGCAAAAGATCGACCCATTTTTAGCTTTTCTTACCTTCAAAGTATCATAAAAAACATCTATGAAAATATTTGTAAGCATGGTGAAAAAGAACGGCGAAATCAGCAAAAGAGTATGAGAGATATTCTATATAAAACATACAAAAAAACATTTCATATGGCATAG
- a CDS encoding extracellular solute-binding protein, giving the protein MDNVGLDVPETSDELYEVLKAFTNEDPDQNGEDDTRGLAGYVGATGMGNLNVMEQIYTGATGPWKDVDGELIHTALLPESKEALEFLKNAYDDGLIPEDFASLQVSQTQDMFKSGEAGMISEKTGTFQEYYDALKTTTSDLEMTDLYPVTQINGYNPKGPGFSGANAIPKSVSEDKMKDILQMINDWMADDVFKLHREGIEGIHHTVENGEVVIDTEKAQEDSIGDFNQIVYVADKYASTVKPTFPEEAQELYAKIQDEREATSVADVSLGLYSETAQTYMPELEKRIQDLKTKIILGSESLDAWDSFVEDLKQDPDFQAMTEEINEALQNR; this is encoded by the coding sequence CTGGATAATGTTGGGCTGGACGTACCGGAAACATCAGATGAATTATACGAAGTGTTGAAAGCCTTTACAAACGAAGACCCTGATCAAAACGGTGAAGACGATACGAGGGGATTAGCGGGTTATGTAGGAGCAACAGGAATGGGCAATTTAAATGTGATGGAACAAATCTATACCGGAGCAACAGGTCCATGGAAAGATGTAGATGGCGAATTGATACACACTGCATTACTACCGGAATCAAAAGAAGCGTTGGAATTTTTAAAAAATGCATATGATGATGGACTAATTCCAGAAGATTTCGCTTCTTTACAAGTAAGTCAAACACAAGATATGTTCAAAAGTGGCGAAGCGGGAATGATAAGTGAAAAAACTGGTACGTTCCAAGAGTATTATGATGCATTAAAGACTACTACATCTGACTTGGAGATGACAGATTTGTATCCTGTAACACAGATTAATGGCTATAACCCAAAAGGACCAGGGTTCTCGGGAGCAAATGCTATTCCGAAAAGTGTTTCGGAGGATAAAATGAAAGATATTCTACAAATGATAAATGATTGGATGGCAGATGACGTATTTAAACTGCACAGAGAAGGAATCGAAGGGATTCACCATACCGTAGAAAATGGTGAAGTTGTTATTGACACTGAAAAAGCACAGGAAGACTCTATAGGAGACTTTAATCAGATCGTATATGTGGCTGATAAGTATGCAAGCACTGTGAAACCAACTTTTCCGGAAGAAGCTCAAGAATTATACGCTAAGATTCAAGATGAAAGAGAAGCAACTAGTGTAGCTGATGTCAGTCTTGGTCTATATTCTGAAACGGCACAAACATATATGCCGGAATTAGAAAAGCGTATTCAAGATTTGAAAACAAAGATTATACTAGGATCAGAGTCATTGGATGCTTGGGATAGCTTTGTGGAAGATTTAAAGCAAGATCCTGATTTTCAAGCAATGACGGAAGAAATAAATGAAGCCCTTCAAAATCGATAA
- a CDS encoding helix-turn-helix transcriptional regulator: protein MMQRYFSKAAGLLINKNYRKNLIIFLLVTSLPGIILSIILFVVSKSQMEDELHEVHENYLGKTVETIDEQLTNVELLLGSWVSDTNFIQTFHEIDVIHEYQRVRQMYKMLVIMEGSNPLIGRVELFIDKNNPIVFTKNGYKKLEEKDEKETYRNIFEDSSSNIFWTSKLNTIQSNYSEDYAPIKLVHKIPVFNSSDTAYAIVFLDIDIFSELIKSPYEDGSVFLQRTDAEWAFTEDKRTTLNNIENGVLDKVNQSSLPNDTFDMDWGEHTYTVTYDTIPRLQEDWKYISIAPLSAVTQPVLIISKIFLIVSICMLGLAIILAVFVSNKLYAPIRNLMGKVKAGKSGTANEFEMIENEWNSLSAESEQLHRRITKQFPYLRQGFLIQLIQGFFNGYQERILIERMEHFGWQLKDQYFSLMYIQLFGFSNIKDKFDEDEGLITFIASNIMEELIKEYQIQADVINFHNLTLGVFIISEENKSYRHLKEELGMINNTLIKYMNEKFNMDVSIGISRKTEHIKQIYQNFEETKSALSFRNVHENNQIIEIDNVNELNRESQSMEYPFDIEKQILHAIRLRDKEEAKTLITEFFYKLSSVDMSEAVYKQCAFQLLGSILQIAIQSGLMHEVVNESSNLYQKLNEIKDMNEMDQWFKVHLIDPMISELSSKKNQRLQIIVEKVMHYIEGNYMKDVSLEECAEFVKLNPSILSKLFKDITGWNFIDYITNIRLNKGKELLIETDMKINEIAENIGYKHSYFNRLFKRNEGITPSEYRKQSRKDVLN from the coding sequence ATGATGCAAAGATATTTTTCGAAAGCTGCAGGGTTGCTCATTAACAAAAATTATCGTAAAAATTTGATTATTTTTCTATTAGTGACAAGTTTGCCAGGCATTATCTTAAGTATTATATTATTTGTTGTGAGTAAATCACAAATGGAAGATGAATTACATGAGGTACACGAGAATTATTTAGGGAAAACAGTCGAAACGATTGATGAACAGCTAACAAATGTAGAATTATTACTTGGAAGTTGGGTGTCGGATACAAATTTTATCCAAACCTTTCACGAAATTGATGTCATTCATGAGTATCAACGGGTTCGTCAAATGTATAAAATGCTTGTTATTATGGAAGGTTCTAATCCTTTAATCGGAAGAGTTGAATTATTCATTGATAAAAATAATCCTATAGTATTTACTAAAAATGGCTATAAAAAACTAGAAGAGAAAGACGAAAAGGAAACATACAGAAATATTTTTGAAGATTCATCAAGTAATATTTTTTGGACGTCTAAGCTAAACACGATTCAATCAAATTATTCAGAAGATTATGCACCAATAAAATTAGTTCATAAGATTCCTGTGTTTAACTCTAGTGATACAGCTTATGCTATCGTTTTTTTAGATATAGATATTTTTTCTGAATTAATAAAATCTCCATACGAAGATGGCTCTGTTTTTCTGCAAAGAACGGATGCTGAGTGGGCTTTTACCGAGGATAAGAGAACAACATTAAATAATATTGAAAATGGTGTTCTAGACAAGGTTAATCAAAGCAGTCTTCCTAATGATACATTTGATATGGATTGGGGAGAGCATACATACACCGTAACATATGACACCATTCCAAGACTTCAGGAGGATTGGAAGTATATTTCAATCGCTCCTTTGTCAGCGGTTACACAGCCTGTGTTGATTATTTCAAAAATATTCTTAATCGTAAGCATTTGTATGTTAGGGCTTGCCATCATTCTAGCAGTATTTGTTTCTAATAAATTATATGCACCGATTAGAAATCTAATGGGCAAGGTGAAGGCAGGTAAATCAGGTACAGCTAATGAATTTGAAATGATAGAGAATGAATGGAATTCTCTATCCGCAGAGAGTGAACAACTTCACCGTAGAATAACGAAACAATTTCCTTATTTAAGACAAGGATTCCTTATACAATTAATACAGGGCTTTTTTAATGGTTATCAAGAAAGGATTTTAATAGAGCGGATGGAACACTTCGGCTGGCAGCTGAAGGATCAATACTTTAGCTTGATGTACATTCAACTTTTTGGGTTTTCTAACATTAAAGACAAATTTGATGAAGATGAAGGGTTGATTACGTTTATAGCAAGCAATATTATGGAGGAATTGATAAAGGAATATCAAATTCAAGCAGATGTCATCAATTTTCATAATTTAACCTTGGGTGTATTTATTATTTCTGAAGAGAATAAATCATACCGTCATTTAAAAGAAGAACTGGGAATGATTAATAATACACTTATTAAATATATGAATGAAAAATTCAATATGGATGTTTCGATTGGTATAAGTCGAAAGACGGAGCACATTAAGCAAATATATCAAAATTTTGAGGAAACTAAAAGTGCATTAAGCTTTCGAAATGTTCATGAAAATAATCAAATAATCGAAATTGACAATGTTAATGAATTAAACAGAGAAAGCCAAAGTATGGAGTATCCTTTTGATATAGAGAAACAAATTTTACATGCAATCCGATTACGAGATAAAGAGGAAGCGAAAACCCTCATTACAGAATTTTTTTATAAACTTTCTTCGGTGGACATGTCAGAAGCTGTTTATAAACAATGTGCGTTCCAATTATTAGGATCTATATTACAAATTGCTATCCAATCAGGACTAATGCATGAAGTTGTTAATGAGAGTTCAAACCTTTATCAGAAATTAAATGAAATTAAGGATATGAATGAAATGGATCAATGGTTCAAAGTCCATCTTATTGATCCTATGATTTCAGAGCTTTCTAGTAAGAAAAATCAACGACTCCAAATCATTGTAGAGAAAGTAATGCATTATATAGAAGGAAATTATATGAAAGACGTATCATTGGAAGAGTGTGCGGAATTTGTGAAATTAAATCCATCGATACTAAGTAAGTTATTTAAAGATATAACTGGTTGGAATTTCATTGATTATATAACCAATATCCGTCTAAATAAGGGGAAAGAGTTGTTGATAGAAACCGATATGAAAATAAATGAGATTGCTGAAAATATTGGATATAAACATAGTTATTTTAATAGATTATTTAAGAGAAACGAAGGAATCACGCCATCTGAATATCGGAAACAAAGTAGAAAGGATGTTCTGAATTAA